Part of the Bacillota bacterium genome, GGAGGAAGCTCGAGGCCCCTTTTCAAGCGGACTTCTGCAGGAATATCGGCAAAAAGATCATCAACCGAGCCGGCACCGATAGCAGCAAGCATTTCACGCCTGTCCTCATCGGTCAGGGGAAGATAATGTTTACCACCCATCGGTTATTTCTCCTCCTCCTCTACCACATATTTTTCGTAAGTCTCTTTATCCATTAAGCTGGCATACTGGTTTTCATCTTTTATCTCGACTTTGTAAACCCACCCTGCACCATATGGATCGGAGTTGATCAGCTCCGGTTGGTCAAGCAGTTCTTCATTAACTTCGACTACTGTGCCATCTACCGGGGCATAGAGATCAGCTACAGCTTTTACTGACTCGATCACGGCTGAACCCTTACCCACTTCTACTTCAGCACCGACATCGGGCAGCTCAACAAAAACAATCTCTCCCAGTTTATCCTGGGCATAATCACTTAGCCCGACTACAACTGTATCGCCCTCCTGACGAGCCCACTCATGTTTCTTGGTATACCTGATACCATCAACAATCTTGTATTTCATTATTTTTTCCTCCTGTAAAAAGGTAATTTTGTTGTCCGCGCCCGGTAAGCCCGGCCACGAATCATCACACTTACTTCACTGTATTGGTCAATAACATTGGGATCCAGAAATGCCATTGCAATAAACTTGTCAAGTGTTGGAGAGTAAGAACCGCTGCTGATCCAGCCGATTTCACTATCTCCGTGGTTTACAGGATAACCTTCCCGCGGTACTCCGCGTTCCAGCATTTCAAGACCGTATAGCATCCTGTCCATTCCGGTTTCTTTCTGCTTAATCAGGGCTTTCTGTCCGTTAAACTCATTAGCTTTATTGAGAACAACAAACCGCTCAAGACGGGCCTGCAGTGGAGTTATCTCCCTGCTCAACTCATGCCCGTAAAGAGGCATTGCCGCCTCCAGTCTCAGCACATCCCTGGCTCCCAGTCCTGCCGGATTAAGTTCAAAACTTTTTCCTGCTTCCCACAGGGCATCCCATAAGCCGGGTGCAGCATCATTGCTGCAGTAAACCTCAAACCCATCTTCGCCAGTGTATCCGGTTCTGGAAACCAAACAGCTGACACCGGCAACATTTACTTCCGGTAGAAAGTTATAATACTTCATTTCGTCCAGTGAAATGTCCGTTAACTTCTCTAGTATAAAAACACTATTTGGTCCCTGCAGGGCAATCTGAGCATATTCGGCTGATAAATTTCTTAATGTTACATCTTCTGTAACATTTTCCCTGAACCAATCAAAATCTTTATCGGTATTTGCCGCATTTACAACCAGGAAAAACTTATCGTTTTTGATTCTATAAACCAGAATGTCATCAACTACTCCACCGTCAGGATAGCAAACCGGACTGTAAATAATTGCATTATCTTTTAACCGGTTTAGATCATTGGTCAGGACTTTCTGTAAAAAACTGCCTGCACCAGGGCCTTCCACCAAAACTTCCCCCATGTGTGAGACGTCAAATACTGTTGCCCGTTTTCGGGTATCATGAACTTCTTCAACCAGCCCCTTGGAATACTGGACCGGCAAAAACCACCCACTGTAATCAACAATTTTCCCTTCTAACTGCAGATGTTTTTCATAAAATGGTGTTTTCTTTGCCTCACTCAAAAACTAACATCCTCCTTTCTTTTTGTGTCAGGGGGACGGTTCTCCTGACACATTATTTCTCCCCAGATTCTAATAAATTAAATGCTCTCTGAAATAAATCTGATGATTACTTAGAAATATATTGTCAACAACCCCGTCCCCCTGACATTTGCCTTCCTGAGTTAAAGAACGAATACAAAAAGGACAGAGAAAGCCGAACGGCTTATGCTCTGTCCCTGTTACCTGAGAGATTGCTCCTACAATTGATATAAGGGCTTTCCCCGTCGGTGTCCCGCGTTAGCGGGTACTCTCCAGAGGTGCATTCCCCGATGGTACTGAAGCCTGAGAGTTTCCCATTTAACTGCCAGCTAAAAGGTTGCTCCTTCGGCGCCTGCGTGGCAGGACTCTCCCACAGGGGTCATCTGCAGCTATTAAATTAAAACATTGCATCTTTAAAACTTTAATTATCCGTAAAACTCTTTCTACATAATAACTAATATTCAGGAGTTGTGCAAGCACAGACTGCACACGGCAGCGGTTATATTTTTCAGCCTCCGCCACCGAACCCAATATTCTTAACTTCCCCGTTTTCAACTACCACAGGTACCCTGTCAGCCTTGAAATCTTCCCTGGCCTTTTTTAAAGCTTCAGGATCTTTGCTGACGTTGTATAGATTATACTCAACTCCTTTACGATCAAGCACCGAAAGTTGTTTTTCACAGTAAGGACAACCGTCTTTAACATATATCTCAAGCATTACTAACACCTCCTTCATTAAACAATATAATTATAAAAAAAATACAAAAACCCTTTTTAAAAGAATCTAATCATTTTTCGAAAACTGTCTGTTCCTGAATATCTGTCTGAAGTGCAACCAATGCCTTATCGACAAGCGAACGTCGTAATTCTTTTTCTTCTGGTGCTGATAATTCCGGATTTCCTAACGGATGCGGGATTGCCACCGCAGGTACGATCCGGTTCGCTCCAACTGTAAGTGATATTGGAACGACTGTACATATGTGTACAACCGGCAAGCCTGCCCTTTCAATCTCTTTGACCATCGCTGCACCGCAGCGAGTACAGGTGCCTCACGTTGAAGTCAGTATAACAGCATCTACACCTGCTTCAGCAAGGTCGGCGGCAATAGCGGCACCATAGCGGGCAGCATTTGCAACAGAAGTACCGTTACCAACTGTTGCATAATGATAGGGATGAAGCTTCTTTACAATTCCTTTTGATTCAAAATCCCTCATTACATCCAGAGGTAATACCCGGTCGGGATCCTGGTTGGCATACACCGGATCATAACCGCCATGTGCTGTTTCATGCGATTCCCGGGTCAGGTCATTCAGACCTTCCAAGCTGTATTTGCCATATTTTGAGGCACTTGAAGATTCTATCCGGTCCGGATTTCCTTTCGGTACAATTCCTCCCGAAGTCACCAATGCAACAGTCGCATTACTCATATCAACTATCGGAGGCTGCGGTTGCACACGATCGAAATCGGGCATAGGCAGTTCAGTTACATAAGGCTCTACCTTAAGTTTAGCAATTAACATTTTTACCGCACGTTCTGCACCGGTTTCTTCTGCAAAATAGTTTTGCCTGATTCCCCTGGGTAAGTACCCCTCATCCGAGGGAGAACCTACCGGCTCCTTGTCAACAAGTTTATAGAGCAGGGAAACCATTGTTGGGACGGCATCGCGCATGCCCCGAGCCGAATCGGCCGTAGAGATAATGTATATATCTTTACGATAGAGTTCAGCGCCAGGGTTTTCAAGATACATTCCCGTTACTACCGGTATTTTCAACTCCTGACTAACAGCCTGACCTACAGCACCACAGGCTAGACCATAGCGTCCGGCGTTGAAGGCCGGCCCGGCCACAAGGGCATCGGGCTCATATTCTTTAACCAAATTAACAATTTCCCTGGTTGCCTGTTCAATATTATCAGCAACATAGTTATCGCCGCAAATGACCGTGGCAACGACTTCTCCCCTGTCACCAAGAGATTCCTTTACGGCAATTCCCGGGCCTACCGGACCGACCTTTACGAGAGGCTTGGTACCGGCCATATCTTCGCCACCAATTTGGCCAAAAAACTGATTCAGGTAATGAATTACTCTTAATTTTTTTTCTGTAACCATTTTACCCCTCCTCTCCTGAAGTTTTGATCATTCTAAAAACCTTCCCCGCGGAGTTTGCTGAAACCAAGCTCATTGGTCGAACCGATTATTGCCTGAATTTCGACCTGCAAACTGCCATCTTCTTTAAGCGCTCCGGCGAATCCACCGGCTATCAATTCTGCAGTACTAATGTCACCAATTATTCTTTTACGGGGTGGCAGTTCAATTGTTTCATTGGCATTTCCGACACTGATGACAGCATCAGCTTCGGGCACCGCATCAGCAAGAGATTGAGAAGCGCCATCACGTCCGGCGTATTCATCAGTTATCAGAACCGTTTTAATTCCAAGGGTTTCAAGCTTACGGCAATTCATTACAAGGTCAGTATCTGGATTTCCAAAACCTTCCTCTGATACAATAGCTCCATCGGCTCCAATCATTTTAACCAACCCAGCTGCATAACTTGAAGATCTTTCTTTGTCGGCAAGCGTAACATTTTCATTGCTGATTACTACACCAATAAAAGATAGTTCCTGACCATGATACTTGAATAGTTCTCTAATAACAGGGTTATTCTGGTGATGAAAGGTAGTATTTTTATCACAGGCAGAAACGCAGTTACCGCTTACTATGGCGCCATCGAATACCTCTGCTGGATTGATCAGCGTAGGGATGATCCTTTTGGCATCTACTCCGTAAACGTAGGTGTCATGCAGTAATC contains:
- the gcvH gene encoding glycine cleavage system protein GcvH, translated to MKYKIVDGIRYTKKHEWARQEGDTVVVGLSDYAQDKLGEIVFVELPDVGAEVEVGKGSAVIESVKAVADLYAPVDGTVVEVNEELLDQPELINSDPYGAGWVYKVEIKDENQYASLMDKETYEKYVVEEEEK
- the gcvT gene encoding glycine cleavage system aminomethyltransferase GcvT; its protein translation is MSEAKKTPFYEKHLQLEGKIVDYSGWFLPVQYSKGLVEEVHDTRKRATVFDVSHMGEVLVEGPGAGSFLQKVLTNDLNRLKDNAIIYSPVCYPDGGVVDDILVYRIKNDKFFLVVNAANTDKDFDWFRENVTEDVTLRNLSAEYAQIALQGPNSVFILEKLTDISLDEMKYYNFLPEVNVAGVSCLVSRTGYTGEDGFEVYCSNDAAPGLWDALWEAGKSFELNPAGLGARDVLRLEAAMPLYGHELSREITPLQARLERFVVLNKANEFNGQKALIKQKETGMDRMLYGLEMLERGVPREGYPVNHGDSEIGWISSGSYSPTLDKFIAMAFLDPNVIDQYSEVSVMIRGRAYRARTTKLPFYRRKK
- a CDS encoding glutaredoxin family protein; translated protein: MLEIYVKDGCPYCEKQLSVLDRKGVEYNLYNVSKDPEALKKAREDFKADRVPVVVENGEVKNIGFGGGG
- the grdB gene encoding glycine reductase complex selenoprotein B, encoding MVTEKKLRVIHYLNQFFGQIGGEDMAGTKPLVKVGPVGPGIAVKESLGDRGEVVATVICGDNYVADNIEQATREIVNLVKEYEPDALVAGPAFNAGRYGLACGAVGQAVSQELKIPVVTGMYLENPGAELYRKDIYIISTADSARGMRDAVPTMVSLLYKLVDKEPVGSPSDEGYLPRGIRQNYFAEETGAERAVKMLIAKLKVEPYVTELPMPDFDRVQPQPPIVDMSNATVALVTSGGIVPKGNPDRIESSSASKYGKYSLEGLNDLTRESHETAHGGYDPVYANQDPDRVLPLDVMRDFESKGIVKKLHPYHYATVGNGTSVANAARYGAAIAADLAEAGVDAVILTSTUGTCTRCGAAMVKEIERAGLPVVHICTVVPISLTVGANRIVPAVAIPHPLGNPELSAPEEKELRRSLVDKALVALQTDIQEQTVFEK
- a CDS encoding glycine/sarcosine/betaine reductase component B subunit, yielding MCLELGILKIDDIAFGDKTEVHSRCLYINKIELTELLKEDPNIENVELDLAKPGDDVRIIPVKDVIEPRVKVKGPGGVFPGFISKVEKVGNGRTHVLAGTAVVTTGKIVGFQEGIIDMSGPGAEYTPFSKTLNLVVTITPEKGLAQHKHEQTVRMAGLEAAAYLGKAGSNIEPDHIETYDTGSILENAAKYPALPKVAYLYMLQTQGLLHDTYVYGVDAKRIIPTLINPAEVFDGAIVSGNCVSACDKNTTFHHQNNPVIRELFKYHGQELSFIGVVISNENVTLADKERSSSYAAGLVKMIGADGAIVSEEGFGNPDTDLVMNCRKLETLGIKTVLITDEYAGRDGASQSLADAVPEADAVISVGNANETIELPPRKRIIGDISTAELIAGGFAGALKEDGSLQVEIQAIIGSTNELGFSKLRGEGF